TTTTTTATGGGGGATTTACTATTTGAAGTAACAAATCATATTGCAACAATTACATTGAATCGTCCGAATGCTTACAATGCTTTTAGTGAAGATATGATTACTAAATGGATTACAGCTTTAGAAACTGTCAGAGATGATGATGCTATTCGGGTTCTTATTGTTAAAGGGAATGGAAAAGCATTTTGTGCTGGTGGAGATATTAAAGCAATGCAAGCGGGAGAAGGTTTTTATAAAAGTGAAGAGGATATTACTTCAACTGGTTTAGCGCGAAAAAACTCCTTATGGAAAAAAATCCAGCGTGTCCCGTTGCTTCTTGAAGAAATAGATAAGCCAGTTATTGCACAAATCCATGGGTTTGCAATGGGAGCAGGATTGGATATGGCCTTAATGTGTGACATTCGAATAGCAGCACAAAATACAAAAGTTTCGGAAAGCTATATTAATGTAGCCATTGTTCCGGGGGATGGTGGCGCTTACTATTTACCGAAACTAGTGGGTGTTGATCGAGCATTAGATATGTTTTGGAATGCGCATGTTTATGAGGCAGAAGAAGCTAAAAAATTGGGGCTCTTAACGTATGTAGTTGAGGATGAAGAACTTAATCAATATGTATGGAATTATGCTCAAGAGCTTGTTAAACGCCCACAAACAGCTTTACGTTTTATTAAACGGGCAGTATACCAAAGCCAGCGTATGGATTTACGCACTTCTCTCGACTATATTTCATCACAAATGGCAATAGTCACGGAGCTTCCTGACTTCAAAGAAAGTGTGACAGCTCTTACTGAAAAGCGAAAACCTAATTACAACTAGGGGGTATTTTATTTGCAACCACTTGAAGATATCAAAGTATTAGATTTATCTCGGGTTTTAGCGGCACCTGCTGGTTCAATGATACTAGCTGATTTAGGAGCTGAAGTAACTCGTATTGAACATCCTGAAGGCTCAGATAGTATGCGTGACTGGGGTCCTTTTATAAATGGACAGAGCACTTATTATTTATGTGCAAATCGCAATAAGAAATCTATCACATTGGATTTGAAAACAGAAGCAGGGGCTGAACATTTTAAAGAACTTGTAAAAGAAGCAGATATATTATTAGAGAATTTTAAAACAGGTGATATGGAAAAAATGGGGCTAAATTATGACGAAATAAAAAAAATTAACCCACGTCTTATCCATGTAGCCGTCACAGGTTTTGGGCAAACAGGACCTCTAGCACATGAACCTGGGTTTGACCCTGTAATTCAGGCTATGAGTGGGCTAATGGATGTCACGGGAACAGCAGATGGGGAACCGACTAGAGTAGGTATACCAATTGCTGATATCTTAACATCCCACTATATAGTGATGGGAGTATTAGCTGCTCTTCGTTTGAGAGATCAAACAAATAAAGGACAATTTATTGATTTAGCGTTATTAGACGTACAAATAAGTAGCCTCGCCAATATATCGAGCGCATATTTAAATACAGGGTTTGTTTCCAAAAGGCTCGGAAATCAACATAACAATGTAGCGCCTTATCAAGTATTTAATTGTAAAGATGGCTTATTAATGATTTGTGCCGGCAGCGATTCACAATTCGCTAAATTATGTAAATTATTAGGAAGAGAAGAATGGATATATGATGGGCGATTCAAAACGAATATGCTAAGGAAAGAAAATGAAAACCAATTAGCGGATATGATTAATGAAATCATTATTATGAAAAATCGGGATGAATGGATTCCCCTTCTGCAGGAATATAAAATTCCTGTTGGGCGTGTTAATACAATTGAGGAAGCGATAGAACAGCCTCAAGTCAAAGCACGTGATTTAGTGGGAGAAATCGAGCATGAAGCGTATGGGAAAATTAAATTTATAAAAAATCCCTTACAATTTTCAGAGTTGAATATCCAGTATAAAACTGCACCTCCTTTATTGGGGGAAAATGATAAATCCGTCGCTATTTTAAAGGGAAAGACGATATAATAAATATATTTCTCATTAAGCAGGTGACTAATTTGGATAAGGAAACATTCGAAAAAAATTACACAATCTCTTCTTTACACAAAGCAATTAAAGTACTTAAAGCGTTTTCTAATGATGAACCTTCATTATCTTTAACTGAATTAAGTAAAAAAACAGGTATTTCAGTATCTAGTTTACAACGTTTCGTAGCAACATTTGTATATGAGGGGTTCTTAATCAAAAATGAAAAAACAAAGAGATATCAGCTCGGTTATTCTTTATTGTATTTAGGCAATTTAGTTAAACAAGAGTCTAACTTAATAGCCATCTCAGAGCCCATATTGAAAAAATTAAATGTAGAGTTAGGAGAAAGTATATCTTTAAATGTTATAGATGCTTATGAAAGAAGATGTATTTTAAATTACGATTCTCCACAAGCGCTTTCTTCACGAATGTTAGTAGGTGATACGGCGCCTTTATATGCAGGTGCTTCATCAAAAACTCTACTAGCTTTTATGCCTGATAGAGATAAATATATTGAAAGCATTGATTTAAATCCAATTACGGAGTATACAATTTTATCTAAAGAAACACTTCGTCAACAAATTAAAGAAATTAGAATGAATGGTTTTGGGAAAAGTAAGAGTGAGCGAGTAAAGGGAGCTTGTTCTGTAACTGCACCCGTTCTTAATGATTCCCGTTCAATAATGGCATCACTTACGATTGTAATCCCAGAAGCAAGATATAATGATTATGAAGAAGAGGATTTAATAATTAAAATTAAAGAAGCAGCTCTACAAATTGAAAAGCAATTATAACATCAAGAAATGATAATTTAAATCAGACTTGGCATTAATATAGTAGTGGAATTAGGCTGGAAAAATGAAATTAGTTTATTTAGTGTAAAAAATGCGTACCAGCAAATGTTAACTGGTACGCATTTATTATTAATATATCTTTAACGCTTAAATTTTATTCTAAAGCCTGCTTATGATACTCATGAAGCGCAATAGAAAGTTGATTGGAGTAATTTTCTTCAACATAAGCCGTGATATAGAGCTTTTTATCGATTTCTAATTGCGTTGAATTGAAAAGTTTTTTGAAAAATGAAATCTTTTTTTGTTTCGTATACTGCTGAATTTCCTCATTTTGCAAACGGTTGAGCACGGTTTGTTCGATCGATTTTTCTCTAATCCGAATTGCAATATCCTCTTTATTGGATGCAACTATTTCCTCCACTTTTTTCTTCAACTCGGTGTTTTCATGTTCAAGTTTTTTCGTGATTGTTTGGATTGCCTCAAATTCTGATGAAGTTTCGGTAGGAAGGGCTTTGATTTCTTGGATTAAGAAGTCCTGGTTCAAAGTGAGCTGCATTTGCTCTGTTTCTTTGTTTGGCACCATTACAAATAATCCCGTTTTCATAATTTGCTCCAGAGCTTGGCTCATAGCATTGAGTCTATATTCAACATCTTCCGGTATACTAACTTCAGTAGCTGATGCCGTTCTTGTTTTGATGATATGGCCATCTTCATTAATTCGTAGAAGCTGCTTTAATCCTTTTACACGATACTCATCTTTTAACAGTAGAATCATACGAAGTTTTAAAACGGCTTTATAGTCTAGCCGAATTAAGGAGCCAGTTGAATACTGCGGAGCGTTTAAGCCAGCAGTGCGGAACTTTATACCAGTGAATGCGGAGTTTTGAGCCACCGAGTGCGGACGATTAAGCCACTCGTTAAAAATAAGAGGGAAACAACCACTACTAGTAGTGATTTGTTTCCCTCTTTCATGCTATGGAGGACTAGCGCTTGATGGGCTTTAGTCCATGACGTTCGCGCATCGATACTTCGCCATCAATTAAAATGTGGTAGGAATCATGGACGATGCGGTCTAAAATGGCATCTGCGATTTGGGCATGGCCAAGTTTGTCGTACCAGCCTTCCGGCGCAAATTGAGAACAGAAGATCGTTTTAGACGGGCTTCTACGATTTCAAAGACATTTAAAACTTGTTCTTCTGTGAGTTCTGTTAAGAGCCATTCATCAATGATTAATAAATCGATTTTTTTATAGTGTTGAATGAGCTTTCGATAGCTGCCATCTGCTTCATATTTAGCTACAGCTAATTCATCAAGTAGCTCAGGTAGGCGAATATATTTTACTTTATGGAATTGACGGCAGGCATGAATGCCGAATGCATTCGCTATATAGCTTTTTCCGTTGCCTGAAGCGCCCATTAAAATGATATTGTGGTGATTTTGAATATAGTTTCCTGTGGCTAGTTCTAAGATGAGTTTTTTATCTAAATGGCGATCTGAGTGGTATTCAATATCTTCAATGGCAGCCGATGGCTCATTGAATGTTGCTTGTTTAATTAAACGAGCAAGTTTGTTGGATTTGCGGCGATCGTATTCGGTATCCGTTAAGAGACTGAAAAGTTCATCAAAGTCCATCTCACGATAAGACTGATTTCGACTCATTTCTTGATAAAGTTCGGCCATTGCGCTTAAGCCCATTTCTGAAAGCTTACGTAACGTTTCTTGTTTACTCATTTTTTCTCCCTCCCAAAGTAAGCAGCTCCACGTGTAAAACCATGATTTTCGGTTGAAGCTGTAGTTGATTTTTTGGGTTTATTTTTGGCTTTAGACGTTTGTTTGGTTCTTTCTAATAGTCCCTTTAAAACCGTATTGGATGGGTTAGATGAGATTTCAAGCAACGTAGTAAAATCGCTTGTTCAAGTTCTTCAACTGCGTATTTTTTCGTGAGATTTTGTAGCGTATTTAAAATTTGAAGTGCCTTTTTCTCTACATGATTTTCTAAAATATACGCGACATACTTTTCTGTACATGGACCGATGGTTGCTGCCCATTTTGAGCTGTTTTCTGGATTATGCTCCACATATGAACGATGATGGTCAGGCATATGGTCGATGTTTGTGGAATATTGTCCAACGTTGCCTTTTAATCGTTTATGGGATGCAATTCTAGTTTCTTTAAAGTACACTTCAATTAGATCTGTTGTTAAGCGAATATCTACCGATTCACGGGCGTATTCGTAAGGGACGGAATAATACATGCGTTCAACTTGGATGTGGTAGTTCAGTTGAACCTTGGCGGTTTTCCATTCCGTCATCTTAAAGCGTGTTGGAGGAAGTTGTTGGAGAGTGCTTTTCTCTTCTTCCTCAAATACGCTTTTTCGTGTTCCAGGACGTTTTTGAAAATCGGTGGTGTTGATTTCTTCAAGTTTTTCAACGATATGTTGATTCAGTTCATTGATGTGAAAACACTGTATGTTGCGTAAAGCAGCGATAATTTGCCGTGAGGCATGTCCCACACTACCTTCGGCACTTGGTTTATCTTTTGGCTTTTGTACGCGACTTGGCACAATGACCGTGCGATAATGATCAGCCAGCTCACGATAAGCTTCATTTAGAACTGATTCTTCGCGCTTTGCTTTAATCACACCTGTTTTTAAATTATCTGGCACAAGTGTCTCTGTAACCCCTCCAAAGTAATCAAAGGCGTGGATATGTGCTGTCAACCAGTTGGCGGATGTCATATCTAGAAACGCTTCTACATACATCATTTGGCTGTAAGGTAAGGCAGCCACAAAAACATAGGCAGTTAAGTCCTCTCCTGTTGCACGATCTTGAATTGAAAGCGTTGCGCCTGCCCAATCTACTTCCAAAATTTCACCTGGTTTGCGTTTTAAAGGCATGGTTAATTTAAATTTTCGCGCATAATGACCGTACTTTTCAGCGAATGTACGATAAGCATAAGGGATTTTTTTAGCCTCCTTTGCGGCTATTGCGTACTCATGATGTAACAATTTAAGCGTGACGTGCTTTTTCTGCAGCTCCTTGTGTACATACTCCCAATCCACTGGACAGTAACCTTTTTCAATTGGCTGTTTCTCTGGGTAGAGATACTCTTCAAGCCACACATTTGTCATCGTATCGTTCAATGAGGTGACGTTTAGCTTTGCGGCACGTTGGATGACATCGGATACGGTATTGCGAGCGTGTCCGGTACTAGCGCTAATTGTACGTTGGCTAATTTGGTCGAAGGAAAG
Above is a window of Solibacillus sp. FSL W7-1436 DNA encoding:
- a CDS encoding enoyl-CoA hydratase/isomerase family protein is translated as MGDLLFEVTNHIATITLNRPNAYNAFSEDMITKWITALETVRDDDAIRVLIVKGNGKAFCAGGDIKAMQAGEGFYKSEEDITSTGLARKNSLWKKIQRVPLLLEEIDKPVIAQIHGFAMGAGLDMALMCDIRIAAQNTKVSESYINVAIVPGDGGAYYLPKLVGVDRALDMFWNAHVYEAEEAKKLGLLTYVVEDEELNQYVWNYAQELVKRPQTALRFIKRAVYQSQRMDLRTSLDYISSQMAIVTELPDFKESVTALTEKRKPNYN
- a CDS encoding CaiB/BaiF CoA transferase family protein, translating into MQPLEDIKVLDLSRVLAAPAGSMILADLGAEVTRIEHPEGSDSMRDWGPFINGQSTYYLCANRNKKSITLDLKTEAGAEHFKELVKEADILLENFKTGDMEKMGLNYDEIKKINPRLIHVAVTGFGQTGPLAHEPGFDPVIQAMSGLMDVTGTADGEPTRVGIPIADILTSHYIVMGVLAALRLRDQTNKGQFIDLALLDVQISSLANISSAYLNTGFVSKRLGNQHNNVAPYQVFNCKDGLLMICAGSDSQFAKLCKLLGREEWIYDGRFKTNMLRKENENQLADMINEIIIMKNRDEWIPLLQEYKIPVGRVNTIEEAIEQPQVKARDLVGEIEHEAYGKIKFIKNPLQFSELNIQYKTAPPLLGENDKSVAILKGKTI
- a CDS encoding IclR family transcriptional regulator translates to MDKETFEKNYTISSLHKAIKVLKAFSNDEPSLSLTELSKKTGISVSSLQRFVATFVYEGFLIKNEKTKRYQLGYSLLYLGNLVKQESNLIAISEPILKKLNVELGESISLNVIDAYERRCILNYDSPQALSSRMLVGDTAPLYAGASSKTLLAFMPDRDKYIESIDLNPITEYTILSKETLRQQIKEIRMNGFGKSKSERVKGACSVTAPVLNDSRSIMASLTIVIPEARYNDYEEEDLIIKIKEAALQIEKQL
- the istA gene encoding IS21 family transposase codes for the protein MIDYRKILALSFDQISQRTISASTGHARNTVSDVIQRAAKLNVTSLNDTMTNVWLEEYLYPEKQPIEKGYCPVDWEYVHKELQKKHVTLKLLHHEYAIAAKEAKKIPYAYRTFAEKYGHYARKFKLTMPLKRKPGEILEVDWAGATLSIQDRATGEDLTAYVFVAALPYSQMMYVEAFLDMTSANWLTAHIHAFDYFGGVTETLVPDNLKTGVIKAKREESVLNEAYRELADHYRTVIVPSRVQKPKDKPSAEGSVGHASRQIIAALRNIQCFHINELNQHIVEKLEEINTTDFQKRPGTRKSVFEEEEKSTLQQLPPTRFKMTEWKTAKVQLNYHIQVERMYYSVPYEYARESVDIRLTTDLIEVYFKETRIASHKRLKGNVGQYSTNIDHMPDHHRSYVEHNPENSSKWAATIGPCTEKYVAYILENHVEKKALQILNTLQNLTKKYAVEELEQAILLRCLKSHLTHPIRF